Below is a window of Populus alba chromosome 2, ASM523922v2, whole genome shotgun sequence DNA.
TTCTTGTACGTCTTTCTGTTGCCCCTTAATTCTCTTTAGTTTATTCATGCTAATATTTAATCAGTGCTGTACTAATTTGTGTCACCCTATGTTTTCGATTTCGTTGCCTCGAATGTTCTTGGGACATACTGCATGCAAAAATTATTACATTGCTGGCTAAGAACCCAAAAGCAGATCATGTCCCCATCTCTGTTGCTGTCCTTATTTTCTCAAAAGCTGCAGCCATTTTGCTTGAGTGGTTGCTTTCCTCGCAATTCTTTTCAGAACATAATGTGCTCTTTACTTTaacatattgataatttttgttgtaTCAGGTGAATTCAGTTGTGAGATTGAATCTGATGGAAAGGTTCATATGCAAGGGTCAACAAGCGGTGGAAAGATCATAAAGAAACGATCACGTGTTTTCCGTATGAAATCTCAGCAAATGTGCCCACCTGGACCATTCACAGTTTCTTTTAATCTTCCAGGACCTGTCGATCCAAGGCTGGTTTCACCCAAGTTCAGAACTGATGGCATTTTTGAGGCAGTTGTCATAAAGCAAAAGTAAAATGGGGTGATCTTAATGCACTTGGACAGCCTTAGACTCCTAGCATCCAGAAACAGTGGAACACCACTGCAATTTTGCTTAACATTGATGGTAATTCCTATGCTATTTACACTTTGAAGAACTTGATGTCGTTCAATGTAGGAACAAGGGATGGTTGAAGAAAATAAGGTTGTAGTTGTAGCTTGTTCAGCTAATGTCTTCCTCTGTAATATATATAAGGAAATTGGAGTGTGGATCTAGCTTTTAGTGGGCCAGATTTCATTTTGTTCCTGTCAGCCCATTCCATCATAGGCCTCACCTCCCCTTGCTGTTCATGGCTTCGGCTTCCAGGCCTTTAGAGAGGACAAAATCATTTCGAATGGCATGTGAAAGGATTTCAATGCAAAGTTTATAGATCTCACGAAAAATTATCATTCCCCTATTATAATGAACTTTACTAATGGGTCTGGAGCTACATTATTTCGTTAATGAGTCACAAAAAGAAGTCACCGTCTGAGAGGCCCTTGAACTAGACAAGAAAATGGCTCTACGGGCCTTCCTTCCTCGAACACGGTCCGTGTCTCTCTTGTTATGATTTTAGGATCAAATCCAATCCTGTCATGTGTGGCCTGCAAGGAACCTCTATACTTGAAAAAATCTGAGAATTTTAGTGTAGCTACATTATTTCGTTAACGAGTCACTAAAAGAAGTCACCGTCTGAGAGGTCCTTGAACTAGACAAGAAAATGGCTCCACGCGGCCTTCCTTCCTCGTACACGGTCCATGTGTCTCTTGTTATGACTTTAGGATCAAATCTAATCCTGTCATGTGTGGCCTGCAAGGAACCTCTATACTTGAAAAAATCTGAGAATTTTAGGTTGAAAATTCAGTTGAGATGATTTACAAGGGTCTAATCTTGATTTCAACTCTGGTAATTCTAACTTCGagtcattgttttaattttctgatCTCATGTTGAGAACAAACTAGTCAGTTTTGTTAATGTATAATATAATAAGGTATCCATAACATCTGTAATGTTTCAGTGAATCAAACGATAAATTAGCTGTGGTGATGCCTGTCTCAAAATCTTATTATGATGTTCAACATCTTCATACTTCCTATTATAAGGCATCAAACTGTGCATGTAACAGTAGTCTAGTTAATGCAGTTTCTTGTAGCCTAGGATCGTCAAAAGGGGAGCAGACAAGAAAATATCTTCCAAATGGAATCCCAAAAAGATTCTGATAAAACCCATTTGATTTCTCAGCTACCTCTCTCCACGTAAGACATCAACGAAAGTCGACGGAAAATTACCTGATTCGCATCTTCATGGAATATTAGGGTTTCTCTGAAAATTACACACTAAATCCAGTCTAAAGTCTTTGATGCGATCCCATCATCTCTTTCCTCCCGGAAATTGCATGACATGTTCgccaagtttattaaaaaaacacggAATGTAATGTATGGTAGAGATTTTGGGTGACTTTTGTACTGGGTCCACTTGCTCTTTAATGTACTTAGCTTGATCATTCTATTATATTTTGTTCTGTCAACATCCCCCATTTGGCCACCCTGagttaatctaaaataatacttttatataaaaaaaaatttatgttttaaaaaatcaaataatttttcatattagatcaattaaattaaactagattaacttctataaaattcaattcaagtttgtttttaaattaacaagtatcaaattaatcaaagtttaattatattgttatcAATCCCTATCATGAACTTATTATATGGACATAAATAGAGTAGGAGATGTCATTgttacaacatgatttttttttttaaccagctAATGGTATGATACAAACGTTGTCAATAGAATTTTTTATGACATTTGACTGAAGGGCCATATTAgtatacaaggaaaaaaaaaatagaagaggatataagtaagaaaaattaagagttgGAGGAACAAAACCAACTCTAATCcaaaagatttatatatataaatccctTTCTTTGCAATTGAGTACGAATCCAAACCCAATTTTAACAAACGAAGCTACTCGagatctctctctccctccccctctctctccccTTTGTTACTCATTCTTTCCCGCTGCCCTTTCGAAGTTCTTCAGCAATGGCATTAAAAGTACTGTATGCCCTTGATGCGGCAAAAATACAGTATTATCACTTCAAAGCCATAATTATTGCAGGCATGGGCCTCTTCACTGATGCCTATGATCTGTTTTGTATCCCTCCAATCATGAAGCTTCTTGGCCGTGTATACTACGAGGACAAACCTCTTGATGAAAAATACCAAATCCCACGAGTTGTTCTTGCTACCATGTTAGGCACAGCCCTGCTGGGTACAGTGATTGGTCAACTAGTCTTTGGTAGACTTGGTGACCGAATGGGAAGGCGCCACGTATACGGTATCTCATTGATTCTCATGGTTTTCAGCTCCATTGGGTGCGGTTTCTCCTTCTGCCGGACCAAAACCTGTGTTCTTGTCAGTTTGGGGATTTTCAGGTTTTTTCTGGGACTTGGGATTGGTGGAGACTACCCTTTGTCGGCTACAATCATGTCTGAATTTGCTAATAAGAAGACACGTGGAGCTTTCGTAGCAGCTTTGTTTTCTATGCAAGGGCTTGGGATTCTGGCTAGTTCCATGGTGACCATGGTGGTATCAAAGATTTTTGAGGCTGCTGCTTCCAAGAATTTGTCATGGAAGCATACACCAGAAGACGCTGACATTGTTTGGAGGTTGATTCTGATACTCGGTGCCGTCCCGGCTGGACTCACATATTATTGGCGCATGATGATGCCTGAAACAGCCaggtacacacacacacacatatatattgataaattaatgaATTCATTAAGATCATTCCAAAAATTTGAGATTCTAAAAGGCCTTTAATGCGTAATTATCAAGAGTATTAGTTTAAGCTTGATTATTTCTGTTGACTTTTATATGTGGATTTGACGaggaaggagaaaaaagaatgtAAAGGCAGCCTTCTTAGGGTGACCAAATGGGttataatgatttttctattCCTATATATGATGAATTATATGATCTGTTTGtcaccaaattaattatttaatctttcaaataataatcttgtaaatattaaactaaaatataGTTTCCAATCATGGCATGATTAAGCTTGTTTGATAGATGGAGTAGCTAGCTAAACGTACTCAGTTAAGAATTTAGAGCAAATTCATCAGGACGTCTCAAAACCCAGTGCTGATGATTCTTTACGATTAATTAAGAAAACCGAGGTTACTTAAGCAAGGTTATTTACTTAGTTATTGTATGACTTGCACTCCTTGATGTTCTTACTTCTCGTATCACGGCTCAGGTACACAGCTCTGGTAGAGAATAATGTCCAGCAAGCAACCAAGGACATGGAGAAGGTCTTGGATGTTTCAATTAGCCGAATAGCCGAAGATCATCTCATAAATCTGCAACAAGATCCACCATCTTATTCCCTACTCTCCAAGAAGTTCTTCCGTCGCCACGGCGTTGATCTCTTCTCCTGTGCCACCACGTGGCTGCTTCTTGACATTGCTTTTTACAGTAGCAGCCTCTTCCAGTCCCAAATTTACAAGAAGCAACTTCACTTGAAAGACACCAACGTTTATGAAGAAACTTTCAAAGTTGCTCGCTTCCAAGCCATGGTAGCACTTGTTGCTGCAATTCCAGGGTATTGGTTCACTGTCTATTTCATTGATCGTATTGGtagaagaaaaatccaaatgaTGGGATTTCTCTGCATGGGTATAGTTTATTTTGCATTAGGAATCCCATACCAGTATTGGGGCAAACACGAAAAAGGCTTCCTATTCCTTTATGGTCTAACTTTCTTCTTTGCAAATTTTGGACCCAACACCACGACTTTTATTGTGCCGGCAGAGCTTTTTCCGGCTAGATTTAGATCAACTTGCCATGGAATTACTGGGGCAATGGGGAAGGCAGGTGCTTTCTTTGGGACTCTTGGGTTCTTGTGGGCTTCACACAAGAATGACCCAGATGATCTTCCAAGAATCGGACCAATGAGAATTGCTCTAGTAAGTTTGGGTGTGATTTGTCTCTTGGGAATGGCTGTGACATACTTGTTCACGCGAGAAACTAATGGGAGATCATTAGAGGAGAACGAGGATGAGGACGAAAATACAGAGCTGTGCTTGTTCAGATGTCATATGGATGCTGATCGCCACCCAAATACATCTGTTCCTCAATAGGTTATTGCTCTGTAAGGAACTAAATATACACAAATCCTGTAAATGCTAGAGCTGGACAAGAAAAAACAGATAGATCACCTACAATTTCTTCTGTTCTTTTCTCTGTTCTTCCAGCTACATTTTGGCTGGTGTATTAATACATGTAGAAACCATTTTGTTGAATTCGTACTACTCCTTTGGTATCTGATTACTCCTAGTTCACCCAGATTCATCATTTGATCATGCATCTTCGATGTGGATGGTTTGTGCTTCCATTTGCTCCATCATACAAAATTATCCAGCTTAATCTTCCCACGGTATAATAAATTTGGGTATTCTATTGCCTAGTTAGTTAAGATGTTTAGCTTACTTATTCACATACAATCaacaatattaattagttttttataattttttataattagtgtTTTACCGCTATCtcgttataaaaaataaaaacaaaaaacaaaaaacaaaaacagtggATATAAAAAATGACATTTTCATTCCCGTGGCTGCACAATGACCAAAGGAAAGAATCTCTCTCTCAAAGTCCGGGATGGAATTTTCTTGAAGGAATATTCTAATCAATCAAACACAAGAATCATAGCTGCTGGAACAAAAATTTTCTTGAAggttgttgtgatttttttttaatattttttaatttgctaaaATTACTGTTTGGATTGGACTGCTATTTGTTGATTTCAATCAGGATGCAAAAGTAAGAGAACTAATTTTGGcttgattatttttgttgactTCCGTATGTAAGATTGACTAGGAAGGAGAACATGGAACACAAAGTGGAAAGCTCACATACTTTATTCTACTCAAGAATTTAGAACAAATTGATCGTTTTTTTCCATACAAACTCTAAACCCAATgtacaattaattaaataattattttaatacatttttaaataaaaaaacactatcttTATTCCCTGAAGGCAGATGCACCTCATTCTCAAATGTAGTGTATTAATTTACTTCGTTATTCTATGATTTGCACTACTTAATGTTCTTAATTTTCATATCATGAGTCAGGTACACAGCTCTGGTGGAGAATAATGTCCTGCAAGCGGCAGGGACATGGAGACGGTCTTGGGTGTTTCAATTAGCCAAATAGCCGAATATGATCTCATATATCTGCAACAAATCCACCGTCTAATTCCCTACTCTCCAAGCAGCTCTTCCGGCGCCACGGTGTTGATCTCTTCTCTTGTGCCACCACGTGGTTGCTTCTTGACATTGCTTTTTTATAGTAGCAGCCTCTTCCAGTCCCAAACTTAATGGGGGGAAATGGGGGAGGTAGGTGCTTTCTTTGGGACTCTAGGATTCTTGTGGGCGACAAAAAACTATGACCGAGGATGATCTTCCAGGAATCGGAGCAAGGAGAAATACTTGTTCACACAAGAAACTAGCGGGGGATCATTTGAGGAGAAAGTGAATGAGAGCGAAAATACAGAGCTGTGCTTGTTCAGATGTTACATAGATACTGATCGCCACCCAATTACCTCTGTTCCAGGAGAGGTTATTGCTCTGTAAGGAACTAAATATACACGTTTCTGTAAATGCTTGAGCTGGACAAGAAAAACCAGATAGATCACCTACAATTTCTTCTGTTGTTTTCTGTCTTTGTTAAACTTTCagagtgtatttgtttttaagttcAAGATGCGCtgttgaaatcatttttttttttgtttcaaattattttttttttatgattttagattgtttttgaaatgctgatattaaaaataaattttttaaaaaataaaacaatattattttaatacaaaataaattttaataaataaaaaaattatttagatgcatttaaaaaaatacactttaaaaaacaattaccaccACAATTTCAAATACTACCATAGTAAAGCTACAAAACAAAGTGTGCGGCCATGATTGAGTGCACAAATTTACATCCCAACAGGGAAGCAAAAACTGAGAAGCAAAACGCTCCACTAGAGATCGCTACCACACTCTACAAGATTTTAAGACAATTATATGGTTGACTTCCTTACCGAACAGTGAAACCAAAAAGCCAGTCGCCCAGCGGTTCGCCCTAAGAAGAATAGTTTGACACAATCATGTTAGATATAGAAAAGACAAGTTCCTGCAACTCAGAAAACAACAGAGACAATTTCAAATAGGCTATGGGAAAATTTGGTAGTGATAGGAGATAGAAAGGATAACGTACATAGAAAAGTCAATTTCTATTGTTAACAGACTAGATGGAAAATCATTAACATTAGATTACAATAATAAGCGCTAcaacatgaaaaacaatatgaaattaatgaaaaagaagaaagaaagagaaaacaaaggcACCATAAAACCTGCACAAAATTTCAAATGAGAAGGTttgacaagaacaaaaaaaaaaacaaagaaaatcaagtcCACTAGCCCAATTGTAAAGAAGCGTTCCGTACTTAATAAGAATAAAAGGGGAGAGGGTGGGAGTTTGGAAAGCCAAAGTAAACTTAGTATAATATTTGTGGTTCCTCTGTTATATGATCGGTTTCTGCATTTCTTTAGGTATGGAACGCTGTCATATACTTCTGCCTCTTGATTACGTAAAAATTTGAACAGTGCTCAGCAGTCCGATTGAATAAAACCGAACTATCCAAAGTACATAcatttatgtgttttaaattttcacAGATTACTCTGTTATTGGATGTTTAGTTCAATGAGTTCACTCCAACTCTAATGAATGGGATGGATGCGGAACTCATCACTCAAATATAGCCAGGACAATAAATTACCAGAGGACTTGAGAACACACTTGAGAATATTGTACCCCACTTGGATAGAAGAAGCAGAATGATGGCTAACTTATTTATTTGTGGCTATTGCAAACCCCCAATCATTCCAAAATAAATGGCTTCAACAAAAAGCGTGGATAAGTGTGTGACCACATGCATTTTCATAACATCAACTTACTATTTTGTCATATTCCTCCACTTATCCTTGAGATCAGTGGGAGTTCGAGTTGAATCAAAAACACGATGACCAAACTCCAAAATTTTTCTCCATGGAGTATTTTTGTTTCCTGGTATAGCAAATTTCTCCACTCCTTCCTGAAGTCAAAGAATATATGCCAACCACTCAAGCAAATCAATCTTTAACATTTCTCTGCTGATTCAGTCATCCGAAAGCTATAATACTCCTTCAATGACAGCAAATTAGGAGCTATAACAAGATAATATTTGACTTGTGTTTTTTAAGAACAATTAATTATTGAGAgttgatgaaaaagaaaactttgCAGTGGTATTTTCAAGAATTTGTAATCAATTCACCTAATGAAATGAAAGTGACAAATCTTTAAGCATTTCAGACTTGAAGTCTCCACTATCTCTGGGATGATTTCTTCCACTTAATCATCAATTTATCATGATTCGAAGATTTATCAAATATGTTATTCATTCAATTATGACATTAAACCTACAAGACAGCACAGTTTAATTCAAAGACAAGTTGAATGGTGCAGATTTAACCTCTGGAAAGTACAATGATtccagcaattaaaaaaaacaggggaCAAAGAAAGTTTTCATCATTGACTCCAACATCAAAGACCTTGGGGCAcattatcccaaaaaaaaaagagacctcGGGGCACTCCATGTCTGACAAACTTAATACCTCAATCCCTTCAACACTTTCTTAACCACTCCCTGAAGGTGTGTTAATTTCTCTTTAGTTACAGCTTCCAACAATTGCATTTTGTATTGCTTAGTTCCCTCAACAAgttattcataaatattttctaaataacaatttgtactttatttttcttttgaccaTCCATCCTTAAAAATTTGTTGCAAAGATGCAGCGCCAAAATCAGGTATTCTCCTATGGTCACATCTATAGGCAATGCTATTTAAATTCATACCTTTAGTGTGTCTTCCTCATCAGCTGTCCAATTCAACCTTTGACGCTTTTCATTACGAAGATAAAGGTTGGAGCTGCCAGCAGGGGGAGAAAAGGTTGAGTTAAAAAGATCCATTTGTACCATCTTAGCTAAACAGTTATGTTATTGAAGTGATCAAACTTGCAtggagtttttttattcaaataaaataaaaacactcacGATATCTTAGGAGATTCCAGGCGTTGTCTGGGCTCTTTGGAGAggataactttctttttttggattttagctTCCTTTTCATCTATGGTGTGTGGTTGAGGGGGTGCTTCCTTCGAAAGTTTGGCATCCAAAGACTCTGCTATTTTCTTCTTACCAATATGCTTGACACGCCTCCGAAGCACAACAGATTTCCCATTGTCCGAATCAGAAACATGAGGAGCCTTAGGTGCAGCAACTCCTCCACCAGAATTGGCTTCTCGTGCATCATGATGCACTTGTTCTTCTCCCACACATTGACCTTGTTCTTTGTCATCACATCCATCCTGCTGCAtctgtttttgttctttctctACATAATGATCCTTTGAAGATTCTGCTCGCTCTCCACCCTCAAGAATTCTGCCATCTTTTTTCCGTTCTTGCTTCCCTTCCTCACCTTCTAAGGTCTCAAACTCATGAGTTTCAGATATATTTCTCTCATCCCTAATTTCATTGCTGATTGAATCCTCAAGTGACTCAATCCCCGGTATTTTCTCCTCTTGACTCTTATGTCCGTTGTCACTACCGTCAACAGCACCAGGCAAAGCACCATCCATTTCATCATCAACCATCACTTCACAACGATCACAATCACTTACCTTGAGACCATCCCCACCATCCTCCACCAGCGCATCTCTATTTTCAGCACCATCAAATTCCGCTCTTTCCCCCCCGTTTCGCTTCTCTTTACCACCCGTAGCCTCGCCGCCCACCATTTCAGGATCTATAAAACCCAACAACGCCTTCTTTGCCAACATAGCCTTCCGAAAAAGCTCTTTAGCCCTACCAACCTCCCGTTTATAAGAACAGTAAGGGCAACAAAACCTACCCGAGTCATCAAAAGCAAGCTTAAAATTTGCACACTTTTCATGAATAGAAACTGGACAGCCAATCACACAACAAACCAACAATTTCGATTTCCCACGCTTATTACAGCTTAAACATGCATCTACCTCCATCCAATCACCACTGTTACCCACATCATCATCGCTTCTGCTTGATTTTTCACTTAAATTAGCATCGTCTTCATCACTATTAGCTTCATcctgtgatttatttattttaaataatttaattaaaacaagaaagaataaaaacataaaataaaagcagagagaaagagagtaAGTACCGGACTCAATTGAGGAAATGGGCGTAGAGTGGAGGATGAGGGAGGTTTCTGAGGTGATTTTGAAATGCGCCGCTGCCCGCCGCCGTATTTACTTCTCATTTTTTCCTCCggaattagggttttttagttGAGTTTTCGAGTGAGCACAGAACTGGTGTTGATTTTTGAGTGTGTGTGACAAGAAACgaagggttttatttttattttttactctatattttttttggtaaatatcAAGTATACCCCCAACTTCCTAGGACTGtcaattttcatcaaaattatttttttatatcaaatattccactaaattattttgatctctcaattatttttttatatatatttaataatatgattcaaagcgctttaatttaaaaaaaaattaatattcttttaaatattttgtgataatttaaaaatgaataatgaaaatgatgttagagaatgaaatatttgaagaaaaagatttaCTATCCGGAAATTGCTTGTTGAAAtgcttaaaaattttaaaaattatagatgttattattataattataaattataaattataaattataaattataaataataaataataattttgttattttgaagcTTAAGCGGCCCATATTACATTTATTAGCttaaaaattaagagtttttcTTCTATGATAATTTTCAACATCcgtattaattattaattgttcgGGATTAAGGATTGAGATTAAGAATAACTTGAGCAATGATGGTAAGATTTGATTGGTAAGGAAGGTATACGGGAGAGTCTTAATAAGTTAGAGGCATTTTTATACGCATCCTGTATGATTGATTGCATAATAATCTATACTTAAATTCAGGTTTTTGCACCCTTCAATTGATTCAGTATTTTGTTTCGTTACAGGTCGCCGTTAGTTGCTATGATGGCGGTTGCTGTGGTAGCCGGCGCGGCGGTGATGATTAATTAAGAGAAGCACTGCTAACTATAGTTGTGCATATTACATCATATATAGATCATGGACCTTTCATCTTCATCTGTAAGCCTATAAGTTGGTGATATTTGATGCGTGTGATCGATCGTCCATGCTGCCATtaatcatattttctttttctctaagaTTACTAGAACAAAGGCTGTGCCTGTCAGAGTGGGAATTTGGCAGAACTAGATAGTGATGAAAGGGAGTTTCTTTATTGCAAACTTCTTCAAACTTTAATGGATAGGCATCCAATAGAAAAGGtgaaaaagacaacaacttaagTGATTAAACATTTAGAGTATCAATTTACTACAAGACATCACCCGATGACATCCAGATTCCAGAAATGGGAACTGAAAGAGGAAGACAAGAGCACAGACCATTTAGCATGTTAATTACTTCTTTTTAGTGGGATAAGAAGCCATTTTGTTGATACCACAAAGCCCTGCAGGCTTGCCAGTGTTTCTCTTCATCCTTATGTAACCCTTTTCTCCCCATTTAGATCCCCAGGAGTTCTTAACGATAACGAAATCCAAGCCATTGGTTGATCCATACCCAACGGCTGCCACTCCATGATCTAGCTGAGTTCCACAATGACCATCAAAAACACCCTGCAACACAAATCAATGGAGTTAGCCTACCATTGATCAGAATGAAAGATACATAGCCAGTGTCTGTGTGTAGTAAAAATGTTGACCTACCCCGCTGTAAAACTGGAAGTCTCTGCCAGAAGCCTCAATGGCCACACTGATAGGCTGGTTGGCAAGTGCCTTCAACAGGCTTTGTTCACTGTTTTGTGGCACATCATGGTATCCACTAATGGTCACTACCTCTGATTCTTCCTGCAAGACCAAAGACATAAACCAAATGGTACTGCTTATTGCTATTCATTCATCTCTGGAAAATCAAACATAAACGAAGACTGTTTGGCCtggattaattatttgatagcGAACCATGAAGGAATTAATCATCTTCTCTTGTTAGCTAATACCTTTCTCATCTCACAGGTGCCCTCTTCCATGATATATGGGTAATCTACCTCCTTGTGGAGTCCACCATTGGAGATTATGTAAGAAAATGCATAATCCATAAGTCCTCCATTGCACCCATAGTTATTAGTAGTGTCACAATCGACCAACTCTTGCTCGGACAGGGATGTCAAGTTTCCTGTAACAATCTGATTTATACCTTCTACTGATGCTACTGTTGAAAAGGCCCAGCAGCTACCTGCACAAATAAGCATTGACCATGTGACATTACTCAATTTATATAACCATGGCTAGTTTTGTATGCAAGAATCTGAGATTGAGATAGTTACCACATGACCCCTGGTTCTTGACATCAGTAACAGCTCCTTTCTTTCTCCAATCCACTGACTTTGGGATGCTCGTGACATCCTTGTAATTGAACTCCTGGGAACCTTCTCTTCGTTTAGACATGTCAACCTTCAAGCCAAGATACTTGTTTTTGAACTCTTCATGGCTCAAATCAGCAAACTCATTCAATCCAAGCCAGTAGTTAACGACCTTCTTATTGGTCTCATCAATGTGGAACAAGTTATCTTTGAAAATCTCAAACCTGAGCCATTTTTCTTCTATGCTCTCATAAATCTTCCCATGTTTTGATATCCATGATTCAAAGAGATCGATGATCTTATCCCCGGACGTCAAGTCTTCAGGGGTGTAGCCCACAATTGAAAAATCACGAGCTAAGCCAGAATGGGCGAAGAATGACAtgaaagaaaatgcaagaaGAAACATCAAAGAAAGTGAGGAGAGAGCCATTTTAGCTGTTAATTGGATGGATGGATACAAAGGGGAGGGAGGGAGGTTTATAAGCAGGTGTTGGCATTCAAGTAAAGTTGTtggattgtttatttttctgaatTCTGAGACTTAAAGATTGGTTCTTAATGTTAGATTGCTTTCAATCTAAGCATATGACATGATCATGTATGACATAATAATATAGTagattaacaaaatatatatatatatatatatatatatatatataatatatatatatatatatatatatatattgatagatagatagatagatagataggtTCACTGCATCATACAATTCACTTTTAATATCTAATCTCTTCGGGTAATACCTATTTTAATacgatgatattttttaaaagtattttttatttaaaaatatattaaaataatttttttaaaaaaattacattagcaaattaaaaccattaaaaaatattaaaaaaaaaaagcattaatgatatttttttcaaggcaaatatactttaaaatat
It encodes the following:
- the LOC118042044 gene encoding cysteine protease XCP2, with product MALSSLSLMFLLAFSFMSFFAHSGLARDFSIVGYTPEDLTSGDKIIDLFESWISKHGKIYESIEEKWLRFEIFKDNLFHIDETNKKVVNYWLGLNEFADLSHEEFKNKYLGLKVDMSKRREGSQEFNYKDVTSIPKSVDWRKKGAVTDVKNQGSCGSCWAFSTVASVEGINQIVTGNLTSLSEQELVDCDTTNNYGCNGGLMDYAFSYIISNGGLHKEVDYPYIMEEGTCEMRKEESEVVTISGYHDVPQNSEQSLLKALANQPISVAIEASGRDFQFYSGGVFDGHCGTQLDHGVAAVGYGSTNGLDFVIVKNSWGSKWGEKGYIRMKRNTGKPAGLCGINKMASYPTKKK